Proteins from a genomic interval of Lolium perenne isolate Kyuss_39 chromosome 1, Kyuss_2.0, whole genome shotgun sequence:
- the LOC127342842 gene encoding ABC transporter G family member 1-like translates to MSNSGHIAVDVGADEDRDLMPVSPPVPYVLSFTDLSYSVRKRQDGLRGCLPSRASNRLASSDTLPSNMKALLAGVSGEAREGELFAVMGASGSGKSTLVDALAGRVARGSLGGAVTLNGEPLQGRRLRAISAYVMQDDLLYPMLTVRETLLFAAEFRLSRALSPAAKRDRVDALIGQLGLANAADTVIGDEGHRGVSGGERRRVSIGTDIIHDPILLFLDEPTSGLDSASAFMVVQVLRTIARSGSVVVMTIHQPSSRILGILGRLLLLSRGRTVYAGTPAGLKPFFSEFGTPIPDNENPAEFALDTIRELEGSSPDGAKPLADFNAGWQATQKLITTNNNKRPPSPLTLEMAIAESVSRGKLVAGSGTGTAAASVPTYANPLPVEVWVLIKRSFTNTRRMPELFGLRLGTIMVTGLILATIFLHLDDTPKGVQERFGFFAMGMSTMFYVCADALPVFVQERHIYLRETAHNAYRRISYVLANAVVSFPPLVVLSLAFAVTTFFAVGLAGGGSSFMFFSLIILASLWAGSGFVTFLSAVVPHVMLGYTVVVAILAYFLLFSGFFINRDRIPDYWIWFHYMSLVKYPYQAVLQNEFSDASRCFARGIEMFEGTPIAGMSEAVKMKVLHAIGNTLGTHMTAQTCVVTGADVLKQQAVTDLGKWMCLLVTAGFGFFFRALFYVVLLVGSKNKRK, encoded by the coding sequence ATGTCGAACTCCGGCCACATCGCCGTCGACGTCGGCGCCGATGAGGACCGGGACCTCATGCCCGTCTCCCCGCCCGTGCCCTACGTCCTCTCCTTCACCGACCTCTCCTACAGCGTCCGCAAGCGCCAGGACGGCCTGCGCGGCTGCCTCCCCTCCCGCGCCAGCAACCGCCTCGCCTCCTCCGACACGCTGCCCTCCAACATGAAGGCCCTCCTcgccggcgtctccggcgaggcccGCGAGGGCGAGCTCTTCGCCGTCATGGGCGCCAGCGGCTCCGGCAAGTCCACCCTCGTCGACGCGCTCGCGGGCCGCGTCGCCCGCGGCAGCCTCGGCGGCGCCGTCACGCTCAACGGCGAGCCCCTCCAGGGCCGCCGCCTCCGCGCCATCTCCGCCTACGTCATGCAGGATGACCTCCTCTACCCGATGCTCACGGTGCGGGAGACCCTGCTCTTCGCCGCCGAGTTCCGCCTCTCGCGCGCGCTCTCCCCGGCCGCCAAGCGCGACCGCGTCGACGCGCTCATCGGCCAGCTCGGCCTCGCCAACGCCGCAGACACCGTCATCGGCGACGAGGGCCACCGCGGGGTCTCCGGCGGCGAGCGCCGACGCGTGTCCATCGgcaccgacatcatccacgacccCATCCTGCTCTTCCTCGACGAGCCCACCTCCGGGCTCGACTCCGCCAGCGCCTTCATGGTCGTCCAGGTGCTCCGCACCATCGCCCGCAGCGGCAGCGTCGTGGTGATGACCATCCACCAGCCCAGCTCCCGGATCCTCGGCATCCTCGGCCGCCTCCTGCTGCTCTCCCGCGGACGCACCGTGTACGCCGGCACTCCCGCGGGCCTCAAGCCCTTCTTCTCCGAGTTCGGCACGCCCATCCCGGACAACGAGAACCCCGCCGAGTTCGCGCTCGACACCATCCGGGAGCTCGAGGGCAGCTCGCCCGACGGCGCGAAGCCCCTCGCCGACTTCAACGCCGGGTGGCAGGCCACGCAGAAGCTCAtcaccaccaacaacaacaagaggccgCCCTCCCCGCTCACGCTCGAGATGGCCATCGCCGAGAGCGTGTCGCGCGGGAAGCTGGTCGCCGGAAGCGGCACGGGCACAGCGGCGGCGTCCGTGCCCACGTACGCCAACCCGCTGCCCGTGGAGGTGTGGGTGCTGATCAAGCGCTCCTTCACCAACACGCGGCGCATGCCGGAGCTCTTCGGCCTGCGCCTCGGCACCATCATGGTGACGGGCCTCATCCTGGCCACCATCTTCCTGCACCTGGACGACACGCCCAAGGGCGTGCAGGAGCGGTTCGGGTTCTTCGCGATGGGCATGTCCACCATGTTCTACGTGTGCGCGGACGCGCTGCCGGTGTTCGTGCAGGAGCGGCACATCTACCTGCGCGAGACGGCGCACAACGCGTACCGCCGCATCTCCTACGTGCTGGCCAACGCCGTCGTGTCCTTCCCGCCGCTGGTCGTCCTGTCTTTAGCCTTCGCGGTCACCACGTTCTTCGCCGTGGGGCTCGCCGGCGGCGGCTCGTCGTTCATGTTCTTCTCGCTCATCATCCTCGCGTCCCTCTGGGCGGGAAGCGGGTTCGTGACCTTCCTGTCCGCGGTGGTGCCGCACGTGATGCTGGGGTACACGGTGGTGGTGGCCATCCTAGCCTACTTCCTGCTCTTCTCGGGCTTCTTCATCAACCGCGACAGGATCCCCGACTACTGGATCTGGTTCCACTACATGTCGCTGGTCAAGTACCCGTACCAGGCGGTGCTGCAGAACGAGTTCAGCGACGCGTCGCGGTGCTTCGCACGCGGGATCGAGATGTTCGAAGGGACGCCCATCGCCGGCATGTCGGAGGCGGTCAAGATGAAGGTGCTCCACGCCATCGGCAACACGCTCGGCACGCACATGACGGCCCAGACCTGCGTCGTCACCGGCGCCGACGTGCTCAAGCAGCAGGCCGTCACGGACCTCGGCAAGTGGATGTGCCTCCTCGTCACCGCCGGGTTCGGCTTCTTCTTCAGGGCACTCTTCTACGTCGTGCTGCTCGTCGGCAGCAAGAACAAGAGGAAGTAG